A single region of the Enterobacter cloacae complex sp. R_G8 genome encodes:
- a CDS encoding DUF4055 domain-containing protein, with translation MANDDITWVRPEHRAASAAWRKYRDFCKGAEAVKAAGNKYLPYLDPTDKSLRNKKRNEDYLSRAVFYAIAGNTKIGMLGMAYRKDPTFNGPEKLKYLLDNADGAGTSIYQQSQLVTENVLEVAREGIYVDYAEASDEAIILRYPAENIINWRTKRINGRDQLVLVVLRECVEEPDGYAYKDEVQYRELALEEGQFICRVWRRAGGTASGTYTVDSEYHPNPKGKDYWDEIPFTFVGAQNNDPTIDDSPLAALVEINHGHYRNSADYEDSVWFCGQVQPYMTGLDTGWRDHLEKKGVKIGSRSPLLLPKEGSFGYAQAQPNMLAKEAMDSKRDYMVQLGARLIEQNATAKTATQASGEQTSSTSVLGICVSNVSEAYTLALGWCAKYLGIKGETTSYTINQEFIAKVAESGMVTAIVNAWQSGALRDSDMIRALQKLDLIDPADSPDEVIDALRNQAPTLTGG, from the coding sequence ATGGCAAACGACGACATCACCTGGGTTCGACCAGAACACCGGGCGGCTTCTGCTGCCTGGCGGAAATACAGGGACTTTTGCAAAGGGGCCGAGGCCGTAAAAGCGGCAGGTAATAAGTATCTGCCGTATCTCGACCCAACCGATAAATCATTACGCAATAAAAAGCGTAATGAGGACTATCTGAGCCGCGCTGTGTTCTATGCCATTGCCGGCAATACGAAGATCGGCATGCTTGGGATGGCATATCGCAAGGACCCCACGTTTAACGGCCCTGAAAAGCTGAAATACCTGTTGGACAATGCTGACGGGGCCGGTACCAGCATCTATCAGCAGTCGCAACTGGTGACCGAGAACGTGCTGGAGGTTGCGCGAGAGGGCATTTACGTCGATTACGCTGAAGCCTCCGATGAGGCGATCATCCTCCGCTATCCGGCAGAGAACATCATCAACTGGAGAACAAAGCGTATTAACGGACGCGATCAGCTGGTGCTGGTGGTTCTGCGCGAATGCGTAGAAGAGCCGGATGGTTACGCTTACAAGGATGAAGTCCAGTACCGCGAACTGGCGCTGGAAGAAGGGCAGTTCATATGCCGCGTATGGCGCCGGGCTGGTGGCACTGCAAGTGGAACCTACACAGTTGACAGTGAGTACCACCCTAACCCGAAAGGAAAGGACTACTGGGACGAAATCCCGTTCACCTTTGTCGGTGCTCAGAACAACGATCCCACTATCGATGATTCACCGCTCGCTGCGCTGGTGGAGATAAACCACGGTCATTATCGTAACAGTGCTGACTATGAGGACAGCGTGTGGTTCTGTGGCCAGGTGCAGCCGTACATGACTGGGCTCGATACCGGCTGGCGCGATCACCTCGAGAAGAAAGGCGTGAAAATTGGTTCCCGATCACCGCTTTTGCTTCCCAAGGAGGGCTCGTTTGGTTATGCCCAGGCACAGCCGAACATGCTGGCTAAAGAGGCCATGGACAGCAAACGCGATTATATGGTGCAGCTTGGCGCCCGGCTGATTGAGCAGAACGCCACGGCTAAGACGGCGACGCAGGCTAGCGGTGAGCAAACATCATCAACCTCTGTGCTCGGTATCTGCGTTTCAAACGTTTCTGAGGCCTATACGCTGGCGCTTGGCTGGTGTGCGAAATACCTCGGCATCAAGGGCGAAACGACGAGTTACACCATCAATCAGGAATTCATAGCTAAGGTTGCCGAGTCGGGCATGGTGACGGCAATCGTCAATGCCTGGCAGTCCGGTGCGCTGCGCGATAGCGATATGATTCGCGCGCTGCAGAAGCTCGATCTCATTGACCCGGCCGACAGTCCGGACGAGGTTATTGATGCGCTTCGCAATCAGGCACCAACGTTGACGGGAGGCTGA
- a CDS encoding phage minor head protein: protein MPTINESLRDESIAHSVWLSRYATGVANRMVKLLNETDADLSARLLDALDRLPPESFTVNRLQSLLGSVRELNHQAVASMQAGFESELVALAKNEASYQLNLFDSLLPSQVLSHYPLQGITADMVYAAAMAQPFQGRLLSEWAENLESDRLARIVNAVRRGYLAGDTVETIARNVRGHANKDYRDGALQMSRANAASIAKTAVNHLAATARNSFTSANSDIVKGKQWLSTLDNKTSHDCIIRDLLRYTLDNKPVGHKVPYLQGPGKIHFCCRSTETLILKSWRELGIDIDDMDEGSRASMDGQVPGKTSYLEWLARQPAQRQDQVLGAERGRLFRAGEIDLADMFTDKGEWISLERLKQLSGTDN, encoded by the coding sequence ATGCCCACCATTAACGAAAGCCTGCGTGATGAATCGATCGCACATTCCGTCTGGTTAAGCCGCTACGCCACTGGCGTGGCAAACCGGATGGTCAAGTTGCTTAACGAGACGGACGCGGACCTTTCGGCGCGGCTACTGGATGCGCTGGATAGATTGCCGCCGGAGAGCTTCACAGTTAATCGCCTGCAGAGTTTATTGGGCAGCGTGCGTGAGCTTAACCATCAAGCCGTAGCGTCCATGCAGGCAGGGTTCGAGAGTGAGCTGGTGGCGCTGGCAAAGAACGAAGCCAGTTATCAGCTGAACCTGTTCGATTCCCTTCTGCCATCACAGGTCCTGTCTCACTATCCGTTGCAGGGCATCACCGCCGATATGGTGTATGCCGCGGCGATGGCGCAACCCTTTCAGGGGCGGCTGCTGAGTGAGTGGGCGGAGAATCTGGAATCGGACAGGCTGGCGCGTATCGTGAACGCCGTCCGCAGGGGGTATCTTGCTGGCGACACGGTAGAAACTATCGCGCGCAATGTTCGTGGCCACGCCAACAAAGACTATCGCGACGGGGCGCTGCAGATGAGCAGGGCAAACGCCGCCAGCATCGCTAAAACAGCCGTGAATCATCTGGCTGCCACAGCACGCAACAGCTTCACCAGTGCCAACAGCGACATCGTGAAAGGTAAACAGTGGCTGTCCACGCTGGACAATAAAACCAGTCACGACTGCATTATTCGTGATCTGCTGCGCTACACCCTGGATAACAAACCGGTCGGGCATAAGGTGCCTTACCTGCAGGGACCCGGGAAAATTCATTTTTGCTGTCGTTCTACCGAAACCCTGATCCTCAAGTCGTGGCGCGAACTCGGCATCGATATCGACGATATGGACGAGGGGAGTCGGGCCAGCATGGATGGACAGGTACCGGGGAAAACATCATATCTGGAATGGCTCGCGCGCCAGCCGGCACAACGCCAGGATCAGGTTCTGGGTGCCGAGCGTGGCCGTTTGTTCCGCGCGGGTGAAATCGACCTGGCTGATATGTTCACTGACAAAGGCGAATGGATCAGCCTGGAACGTCTGAAGCAGCTCTCAGGCACAGACAACTAA
- a CDS encoding major capsid protein translates to MTTVNTDLIIYDDLAQTAFLERRQDNLAIFNASSNGAILLDNELIEGDFRKRAFYKVGGSIESRDVNSTEKVTGKKIGAGEAVSVKAPWKYGPYETTEEAFKRRGRSVDEFSEVIGTDVADATLEGYVKYGLKALTAAIGANADMVVTADIETDGKKTLTRGLRKYGDKFNRVVLFVMHSATYFDIVDEAIANKIYEEAGVVVYGGQPGTLGKPVLVTDTMDADAILGLVAGAVTVTESQAPGFRSYDINDQENLAIGYRAEGVVNVDLLGYSWDTSKGDNPDLTKIGTAGNWKKHFTSNKSTAGVLIKLGSAAGE, encoded by the coding sequence ATGACGACTGTTAATACCGACCTGATTATTTATGACGACCTGGCTCAGACCGCTTTCCTTGAGCGCCGACAGGATAACCTGGCAATCTTTAATGCCTCTTCCAACGGGGCGATTCTGCTGGATAACGAGCTTATTGAAGGTGATTTCCGCAAACGTGCCTTCTACAAGGTGGGCGGCTCGATCGAATCGCGTGATGTTAACTCCACCGAAAAAGTGACGGGTAAGAAGATTGGCGCAGGTGAAGCCGTCTCCGTTAAAGCGCCGTGGAAATACGGTCCATACGAAACGACTGAAGAAGCATTCAAACGCCGTGGCCGCTCGGTTGACGAGTTCTCCGAAGTAATCGGCACTGATGTGGCTGACGCGACGCTGGAAGGCTACGTGAAATATGGCCTGAAAGCGCTGACTGCGGCGATTGGCGCTAACGCCGACATGGTCGTAACCGCCGACATTGAGACTGACGGTAAAAAGACTCTGACGCGCGGCCTGCGCAAATACGGCGATAAGTTCAACCGTGTGGTGCTCTTCGTTATGCACTCCGCCACTTACTTCGACATCGTGGATGAGGCGATTGCCAACAAAATCTACGAAGAAGCAGGCGTTGTGGTTTACGGCGGGCAGCCGGGCACGCTGGGTAAACCTGTACTGGTTACCGACACTATGGATGCTGATGCGATCCTTGGGCTGGTGGCCGGAGCGGTTACCGTCACCGAGTCTCAGGCGCCGGGCTTCCGTTCCTACGACATCAACGACCAGGAAAACCTGGCTATCGGATACCGCGCTGAAGGCGTGGTGAATGTCGACCTGCTGGGTTACAGCTGGGATACCTCCAAAGGCGATAACCCAGACCTGACCAAAATCGGAACTGCAGGTAATTGGAAGAAGCACTTCACCAGCAACAAATCTACGGCTGGCGTGCTGATTAAGCTGGGATCCGCGGCGGGGGAGTAA
- a CDS encoding Ig-like domain-containing protein, protein MSLKYTLNGAGVSGKTVAWSSTGGTLSTASSQTGSAGGATVKLTSDVAGTFTVTGTVEGVAKTTDLITFTAPAGE, encoded by the coding sequence ATTTCCCTGAAGTACACGCTAAACGGCGCAGGTGTTTCCGGTAAAACTGTTGCATGGAGTTCAACGGGCGGCACGCTCAGCACGGCCAGTTCTCAAACAGGCTCTGCTGGTGGTGCAACGGTGAAACTCACATCAGACGTTGCTGGCACCTTCACGGTAACCGGCACGGTTGAAGGTGTGGCGAAAACCACTGATTTGATCACCTTTACTGCGCCTGCCGGAGAATAA
- a CDS encoding DnaT-like ssDNA-binding protein, producing the protein MINTDITSSDANSYASEEDLASFAAIRGIELPDKLTPLLIKAMDYLEGLDWVGSKADPRQPLAWPRANIILDGHDFPPDQVPRQVTSAQCMLAIEAIEGDLLSSVREAAVKTERVEGAVTMTYAVADGEVFTPSYPAVMALLGDLAGGRGYAINAFAERA; encoded by the coding sequence ATGATCAATACCGATATCACCTCTTCTGATGCCAACAGCTACGCCAGTGAAGAGGATCTTGCCTCGTTTGCGGCAATACGCGGCATTGAACTACCTGACAAACTCACTCCTTTGTTGATTAAGGCGATGGATTACCTGGAGGGGCTGGACTGGGTTGGCTCAAAAGCAGACCCTCGACAGCCGCTGGCCTGGCCACGGGCGAATATCATTCTGGATGGTCATGATTTCCCACCCGACCAAGTGCCGCGACAGGTTACCTCCGCACAATGCATGCTGGCTATCGAGGCGATTGAGGGCGATCTGCTTTCAAGCGTTCGTGAGGCCGCGGTTAAAACCGAACGTGTCGAAGGCGCCGTAACCATGACCTATGCGGTCGCCGATGGTGAAGTCTTCACCCCTTCCTATCCTGCCGTTATGGCGCTGCTGGGCGACCTCGCTGGTGGTCGTGGTTACGCCATCAATGCATTTGCAGAGAGGGCCTGA
- a CDS encoding DUF4128 domain-containing protein has translation MIPDIASALAARLGAWADAEGISVAWENVPFTPPANEMYLAVHDMPVTPRTIDLGLRCRIYSGVYQINVVAPAGSGRTSVVALAGRVAELFPEGLEIAGKDFTCWISSAPGIFRGVPTPVSYSVPVSLNYRADITN, from the coding sequence GTGATTCCTGATATTGCATCTGCACTGGCCGCCAGACTGGGTGCCTGGGCCGATGCCGAGGGCATTTCGGTTGCATGGGAGAACGTGCCGTTCACACCTCCTGCAAACGAGATGTACCTGGCCGTTCACGATATGCCCGTTACGCCGCGAACAATCGATCTCGGCTTGCGCTGCCGGATTTATTCTGGCGTGTACCAGATTAATGTCGTGGCGCCAGCCGGCTCCGGCCGTACCTCCGTCGTTGCCCTGGCTGGCAGAGTAGCGGAATTGTTCCCCGAGGGGCTGGAAATTGCAGGCAAAGATTTTACCTGCTGGATTAGCAGCGCGCCTGGCATATTCCGCGGCGTCCCTACACCTGTGTCCTACTCCGTTCCTGTCAGCCTGAATTATCGGGCAGACATTACCAACTGA
- a CDS encoding phage tail protein encodes MGFALPNGAHVYLASGYGPAITFTGATNAEHAVITVSAADDIAVGDIVHVNCNWSGIDNVIAKIDAIAENAVTLRNINTTNKNKYAAGGGSGSIRKIEEWTELPQITEVSKSGGDQNTTQIQFLSDDRQRNLNTYKSAVSQTYSIAHDSTLPVYPLLRQLDEDEETVAAYMYVPKAKENRYWAATASFDDTPTTAVNEVETVSVVLNLQSPAMTFYKITGAPA; translated from the coding sequence ATGGGCTTTGCATTGCCTAACGGCGCTCATGTCTATCTGGCATCGGGCTACGGCCCGGCTATTACTTTCACCGGCGCGACGAATGCTGAGCACGCGGTGATCACAGTTAGCGCCGCAGACGATATAGCGGTCGGCGATATCGTTCACGTGAACTGCAACTGGTCGGGTATTGATAACGTTATCGCGAAAATCGATGCGATTGCGGAGAATGCTGTAACTCTTCGCAACATCAACACCACCAACAAAAACAAATACGCGGCTGGTGGCGGTTCCGGCTCTATTCGCAAAATTGAAGAATGGACCGAGCTGCCACAAATCACTGAGGTATCGAAATCTGGTGGTGATCAGAACACCACGCAGATTCAGTTCCTCAGCGATGATCGCCAGCGCAACCTGAATACCTATAAATCCGCTGTCTCTCAGACTTACTCGATTGCTCACGACTCAACTCTCCCGGTTTATCCGCTGCTGCGCCAGCTGGACGAAGACGAAGAGACTGTGGCTGCGTATATGTACGTGCCGAAGGCGAAGGAGAACCGTTACTGGGCGGCCACGGCATCTTTTGACGACACGCCGACCACGGCGGTGAACGAGGTCGAAACGGTAAGCGTCGTGCTGAACCTGCAATCGCCAGCGATGACGTTCTACAAAATCACAGGCGCCCCGGCATAA
- a CDS encoding phage tail assembly chaperone, producing the protein MATKFTLHPKPTFKANVSIPRAGDEDGVLTFTFNHKPLKELADLEKLEGKTATDFLMEIISGWALPDTFNAENLSVLLENYPAAMKAIPETYYRELMGQREKN; encoded by the coding sequence ATGGCGACTAAATTCACCCTTCATCCCAAACCAACTTTTAAGGCCAACGTATCGATCCCGCGCGCCGGCGATGAGGATGGCGTGCTGACCTTCACGTTTAATCATAAGCCACTCAAAGAGCTGGCTGATCTGGAAAAACTGGAAGGCAAAACCGCCACTGATTTTCTGATGGAAATTATTTCTGGCTGGGCACTCCCCGATACATTCAACGCGGAAAATCTTTCGGTGCTGCTGGAAAACTATCCGGCTGCAATGAAGGCTATCCCTGAAACCTACTATCGCGAACTGATGGGGCAGCGCGAAAAAAACTGA
- a CDS encoding DUF1799 domain-containing protein has protein sequence MDVWPDVWPSFLVFQAVSTQWRTGMGGASGLDYNVLPWVMRLHHVEDEATALSDIRIMESAALKVMHKERAE, from the coding sequence ATCGACGTCTGGCCAGATGTATGGCCTTCATTCCTGGTGTTTCAGGCTGTCAGTACGCAGTGGCGCACGGGCATGGGTGGTGCATCAGGGCTTGATTACAACGTGCTGCCCTGGGTAATGCGCCTGCACCACGTCGAGGACGAGGCAACCGCACTTTCGGACATCCGAATCATGGAGAGCGCCGCACTAAAAGTTATGCATAAAGAGAGGGCGGAATGA
- a CDS encoding phage tail tape measure protein: MSNDIATISLRVNTTELERGNQALDRFQETASAAAGKADDLNSTFRTGIDNQKKNSESLKQQRQELQNLLNKISPVNKALDELDTIQESLAKFRGKGLVGDEDFTRYNSVLETTRAKLAQVMESETAEGRARIEQAQAAQRAAAAGKTFIDSLEEQVTAIGKTRAELLELKAAQLGVSDRAAPMIAKLKEQEEAWKSGAISAGQYRNAMRYLPMQITDIVTSLASGMPVYMVAIQQGGQLRDSFGGVGNALKAMLSMVTPARVAIGGLAGAVLIAAKAGSDYFTAYDEINKAIIRTGNIAGTSALQIMASSQSIAASTGATVGTVQGLMTELVGMGSLTQQQLEKAAGSTALAVQTGIVSAQDITKAYKDIEKDPVKALQSLNEQYNFLTVSQLKHVDDLIKQKDQTAAVTQAMDLFGDTMAKRGEQAYDSLTPFGRLWLDIKGWASEAMQSIGQWVAELASNTLKEFNAIYYSVAIVFQKLNQIISSSIAAAINLVPDWAKTDTLQGWQDYNEQMAGAYGDSVSQLKKDWDAADISAGKYLDTTRKISTATTQKDREGVAAFGKKTKTGKQGTLSAGDRSTDAAQAELLALQAQLRALQQHKGLNDTISQQRKDLWTTEAKFQVLEEASRSRLLTKQEQSLLASKDQVLQLARQKALLGDQITAQEQLNKRMDTSQKYVTQMAEKQAALVNGAGMSDRQAQRELAKSQLAAGWKNAGGSLDDEGYQKQLKAANDYYEAEDRLRGDWLTGAKKGWAEFEDSATDVYSQVQTITSNTFTGMASTLTDFFTTGKSNFSDFLSTFLKGIAQMLTQLALVNGMKSAFGGTAIGNFFGIQAWSGGFIPEYANGGAVGYTGDGGKYQPKGVVHGGEFVFTKKATSALGVGNLYTLMRSAQGYANGGYVGNAPMYGLQAAGSGNVTVQTSVVVQNQNPQQQTNAGSDAMSRAFKQTIDQSVREGIAKQLRPGGLIWNASKSR; this comes from the coding sequence ATGAGTAACGATATCGCCACGATTTCCCTGCGCGTAAATACCACTGAGCTGGAGCGCGGTAACCAGGCACTGGATCGCTTTCAGGAGACCGCGTCCGCCGCGGCAGGCAAAGCGGATGACCTGAACAGCACGTTCCGCACCGGTATCGATAACCAGAAGAAAAACAGCGAAAGCCTGAAGCAGCAGCGTCAGGAACTGCAGAACCTGCTGAATAAAATCAGCCCGGTAAACAAGGCACTGGATGAACTGGACACTATCCAGGAGAGCCTGGCGAAGTTTCGCGGTAAAGGGCTGGTGGGAGACGAGGACTTTACTCGTTACAACAGCGTGCTTGAGACGACGCGGGCAAAACTGGCACAGGTAATGGAGTCTGAAACCGCAGAGGGGCGGGCTCGCATTGAACAGGCTCAGGCAGCGCAGCGTGCAGCTGCGGCGGGCAAAACCTTTATCGATTCGCTGGAGGAGCAGGTCACAGCAATCGGAAAAACGCGCGCAGAACTGTTAGAGCTAAAAGCTGCCCAACTCGGCGTATCCGATCGTGCTGCACCAATGATCGCAAAGCTGAAAGAGCAGGAGGAAGCGTGGAAGTCTGGGGCTATCAGCGCGGGGCAATACCGCAATGCTATGCGTTATCTCCCGATGCAAATTACCGACATTGTGACCTCACTGGCTTCCGGTATGCCTGTTTATATGGTTGCCATTCAGCAGGGCGGTCAGCTCCGTGATTCGTTTGGCGGTGTAGGCAATGCGCTGAAAGCGATGTTGTCGATGGTGACCCCTGCCCGAGTCGCAATTGGTGGCCTGGCCGGTGCTGTACTGATTGCGGCCAAAGCGGGATCGGACTACTTCACCGCCTACGACGAAATCAACAAGGCCATTATCAGGACTGGCAACATTGCCGGCACGTCAGCGCTCCAGATCATGGCTTCCTCCCAGTCTATTGCTGCCTCTACTGGAGCTACTGTAGGAACCGTTCAGGGTCTGATGACTGAGCTGGTTGGCATGGGATCGCTGACACAGCAGCAACTTGAAAAAGCAGCGGGCTCCACGGCGTTGGCGGTTCAGACCGGTATAGTCTCGGCGCAGGACATCACCAAAGCCTATAAGGACATCGAAAAAGACCCTGTTAAAGCGCTGCAGAGTCTCAACGAACAATATAATTTCCTGACCGTTTCACAACTTAAGCATGTTGACGATCTGATCAAGCAAAAGGACCAGACCGCGGCCGTTACGCAGGCTATGGACCTGTTTGGCGATACGATGGCAAAACGTGGGGAGCAGGCTTACGACTCGCTGACGCCGTTTGGTCGCCTGTGGCTGGATATCAAGGGCTGGGCGTCTGAGGCCATGCAGAGTATCGGTCAATGGGTAGCTGAACTGGCATCAAACACACTGAAGGAATTCAACGCAATTTATTACAGCGTTGCGATCGTTTTTCAGAAGCTGAACCAGATTATTTCTTCCTCTATCGCTGCCGCGATTAATCTCGTTCCCGACTGGGCGAAAACAGATACTTTGCAGGGATGGCAGGACTACAACGAACAAATGGCCGGCGCATATGGTGACAGCGTCTCTCAGCTGAAAAAAGACTGGGATGCGGCTGATATCAGTGCAGGTAAATACCTCGATACGACCAGAAAGATAAGTACCGCAACCACCCAGAAGGATCGGGAAGGAGTCGCTGCTTTTGGCAAAAAGACCAAAACCGGAAAGCAGGGCACTTTATCGGCTGGAGATCGCAGCACGGATGCTGCCCAGGCCGAATTGCTGGCGCTTCAGGCACAGTTACGCGCACTGCAGCAGCATAAAGGGCTGAACGACACTATCAGCCAGCAGCGCAAAGATCTGTGGACGACTGAAGCGAAATTTCAGGTGCTGGAGGAGGCGTCGCGTTCACGTTTACTGACAAAGCAGGAACAATCCCTGCTGGCGAGTAAAGACCAGGTGCTTCAGTTGGCACGGCAGAAAGCCCTGTTAGGTGATCAGATTACCGCACAGGAACAGCTGAACAAGCGAATGGATACCTCGCAGAAATACGTCACGCAGATGGCAGAGAAGCAGGCTGCATTAGTGAACGGTGCAGGGATGAGTGACCGTCAGGCACAACGTGAGCTGGCAAAGAGTCAGCTTGCCGCTGGCTGGAAGAATGCTGGCGGTTCGCTTGACGACGAGGGTTATCAGAAGCAGCTCAAAGCGGCGAATGATTACTATGAGGCAGAGGACAGGTTACGTGGAGACTGGCTGACTGGCGCGAAAAAGGGCTGGGCTGAATTTGAAGACAGCGCGACCGATGTTTACTCGCAGGTTCAGACGATTACCAGCAATACGTTCACCGGGATGGCCAGCACGCTCACTGACTTTTTTACTACTGGTAAATCTAACTTCTCTGATTTCCTGTCTACTTTCCTGAAGGGCATCGCCCAGATGCTGACGCAACTGGCTCTGGTTAATGGAATGAAGTCAGCCTTTGGTGGCACGGCAATAGGTAATTTCTTTGGAATACAGGCATGGTCTGGCGGCTTTATTCCTGAGTACGCTAATGGCGGCGCTGTTGGCTATACCGGGGATGGAGGAAAATATCAGCCAAAAGGTGTGGTTCATGGCGGTGAATTCGTATTCACCAAGAAGGCTACCAGTGCGCTGGGTGTCGGTAATCTCTACACGCTTATGCGGAGCGCTCAGGGGTATGCAAACGGCGGCTACGTCGGAAACGCACCGATGTACGGATTACAGGCTGCTGGTTCAGGGAATGTGACGGTCCAAACGTCTGTTGTTGTGCAGAACCAGAATCCGCAACAGCAAACAAACGCTGGTAGTGATGCGATGTCCCGAGCCTTTAAGCAAACTATTGATCAGTCAGTGCGCGAAGGTATTGCGAAGCAATTGAGGCCTGGAGGGCTCATCTGGAATGCTTCCAAATCACGATAA
- a CDS encoding phage tail protein, which yields MTIETFTWRTQIQAGMEGSFSLKTRSATFGDGYEQIAGEGINPEKQSWPVTLTGKKADMLQALKFFRSHVTKSFIWTSPVGETGLYRIEAESIKSQPLSSNVLTISATFKQAYAP from the coding sequence ATGACAATCGAAACATTCACGTGGCGAACACAGATACAGGCGGGAATGGAAGGATCGTTCAGCCTTAAAACGCGCTCTGCAACCTTTGGAGACGGCTATGAGCAGATCGCCGGGGAAGGCATTAATCCTGAAAAGCAGTCTTGGCCTGTAACACTCACTGGGAAAAAAGCGGACATGCTTCAGGCCCTGAAGTTCTTTCGTTCTCACGTCACCAAATCATTCATCTGGACATCTCCAGTTGGCGAAACAGGGCTGTATCGTATCGAGGCCGAATCAATCAAGTCACAGCCCTTATCCAGCAACGTTCTGACTATTTCCGCAACATTCAAACAGGCGTACGCACCATGA
- a CDS encoding phage minor tail protein L, translated as MITADYQSLEPGNKVRLIEVDGSTFGVDDVLRFHAYNLPHTEEEIAAAGGDESKLKAKSIWWQGEEYAAWPYQIEGLEASTEGNSAQPTLTVADIESKITALCLAYDDMLQAKVTIHDTYSHYLDAKNFPAGNATADPQQVRKRVFYIDSKASEIPGESIEFVLDSPMSLQGKMIPTRQLHSLCTWCIRNKYRTGDGCDYAGTRYFDKNNNPVSDPSLDECNGTLTACKLRHGDGNELPFGGFPGTSLIRS; from the coding sequence ATGATCACAGCAGACTATCAAAGCCTTGAGCCCGGCAATAAAGTCCGGCTTATCGAAGTTGATGGCTCTACGTTCGGCGTGGATGATGTACTGCGATTTCACGCGTACAACCTCCCGCACACGGAAGAAGAAATCGCCGCTGCTGGTGGTGATGAATCAAAGCTGAAGGCGAAAAGCATCTGGTGGCAGGGGGAAGAATATGCCGCCTGGCCGTATCAAATTGAAGGGCTTGAAGCATCCACAGAAGGCAACAGCGCCCAGCCAACGCTGACGGTTGCAGATATCGAAAGCAAGATTACAGCGCTGTGCCTTGCCTATGACGATATGCTACAGGCGAAAGTCACTATCCATGACACCTATTCGCACTATCTCGATGCGAAGAACTTCCCTGCAGGTAACGCAACAGCCGATCCGCAACAGGTCAGAAAACGAGTTTTTTACATTGATAGCAAAGCCAGCGAAATTCCGGGCGAGAGTATCGAATTCGTACTCGATAGCCCGATGTCGTTACAGGGAAAAATGATCCCCACACGTCAACTTCATTCTCTGTGTACCTGGTGTATCCGGAATAAATATCGCACCGGCGACGGCTGCGACTATGCCGGAACCCGCTATTTCGATAAAAACAACAACCCGGTGAGTGACCCCTCTCTGGACGAATGCAACGGCACGCTTACGGCCTGTAAGCTCCGGCATGGAGACGGCAACGAACTGCCGTTCGGTGGGTTCCCGGGCACGTCTTTGATCAGGAGCTGA
- a CDS encoding C40 family peptidase: MRQKTIDAIMAHAAAEYPRECCGVVAQKSRVERYFPCRNLAAAPEDNFVLCPEDYAVAEDWGKVIAIAHSHPNATTKPSELDKAQCDATLLPWHIVSWPEGDLRTIQPRGELPLLERPFVLGHFDCWGLVMSYYRQTHGIELHDYRVDYPWWENDYPDNFYQDCWYECGFREFDGPPKPGDMVIMQVQADKWNHAGILLEGNMLLHHLYGHLSQRVPYGGYWRERTMKILRFKDCF, from the coding sequence ATGCGTCAGAAAACCATCGATGCGATTATGGCTCATGCTGCAGCTGAGTATCCTCGCGAGTGTTGCGGCGTGGTGGCGCAGAAAAGCCGTGTTGAACGTTATTTCCCGTGCCGGAATCTTGCCGCTGCGCCGGAGGACAATTTTGTACTTTGCCCCGAAGACTATGCAGTTGCAGAAGACTGGGGGAAGGTGATCGCCATCGCTCACAGTCACCCGAATGCCACGACGAAACCGAGCGAGCTGGATAAAGCGCAATGCGATGCAACCCTTTTACCCTGGCATATCGTGAGCTGGCCGGAGGGGGATTTACGGACCATCCAGCCGCGTGGTGAACTGCCGCTGCTGGAGCGCCCGTTTGTGCTTGGTCACTTCGACTGCTGGGGTCTGGTGATGAGCTATTACCGGCAAACGCACGGGATAGAGCTTCACGATTACCGGGTCGATTATCCCTGGTGGGAAAACGACTATCCGGACAACTTCTATCAGGATTGCTGGTATGAGTGCGGATTCCGTGAGTTCGACGGGCCGCCAAAACCTGGCGATATGGTGATCATGCAGGTTCAGGCTGATAAGTGGAATCATGCGGGGATTCTGCTGGAAGGCAACATGCTACTGCATCACCTTTATGGGCATCTGAGCCAGCGCGTACCTTATGGCGGTTACTGGCGTGAGCGCACAATGAAAATACTGCGCTTTAAAGACTGTTTCTGA